The nucleotide window AGATAGTCACTAAAACAGTTGTAGCCATAGAGATTAAAAATGCATATTCAAAGGCCAATCTGGAAGGAACAAATGCAAATATCGGTATATTATTTAAATACCCCTCAAATATTGGAGTCTTAAATGTATCCTCTAATGACCCAACAACTATTGGACCTAAAGTATTACCCATTAACCTCATTGAAGTATTAGTTCCAGTTAAGGTGCTCATCCTTTCTCTTTTTGATGAAGCGATTAGCAAAGTTACCCTTGTCACATTCATTCCAGAGATAAAAAACAAGATTAATGACAAGAAGCCCATTAATTCTAAAACGGAAATTCTAAGGGAAATTATATATGCGAGGAAAAGTAAAAGGAAAGATGAGACTGAAGACGAGGTAAGGATTACTTTCATATAGCCAATCTTTGTGACTAATCTTCCAAAGAAGGGACCAGCAATTAGAATTATTAAAGCAATTGGTGCCATTGTCTCTCCCGTCTGTAAAATAGTCATACCGTAACCTATTGGAGACGGGAGTTCAAAAATGAAGACTAAAGACTGGAAAGTTAAGAATAAGCCAAAACCAGTAATAAACGAGGAAATAAGTGGGACAGCAACATTAGGATTCTTAAAATCATAAGGGTCAATTATCGGGTTTCTACTTTTGCTTATATGAAGTGCAAAGAGGTAAAACAGAAGAATTGAGAGAAGTAAAGAGGTGAAGAACTGTAAAGATGTCCATCCCCATGTAGGAGCTTCGGTTAAACCAATACCAAGGATTAGGAAAGATAGGGAAAGAAGAATAACTCCCACATCGTCTATTTTCCTATCACTACCCTTTGACTCGGATGAAGGTAATATCACATAGATAATTATAGTAGAAAGAATTAAGAGTGGTATTGCTGTTTCGTAAGCGAATTCCCATGAGAAATATTGTGAAATGTAACTACCAATAGGAAGTGCTACAGCTGCACCTATCGCAAATGTTGATGCAATTATACCTTGGGCTATTGGTAGTTCTCTATCCGGTATTCTTTCCCTTAGTATCGTATAAGCTATTGGATTTATACTTAAACCTATCCCTTGTATGCTCCTTGAAATTAAAAGGATGGAATAGTTTGGTGAGATCGCAGTTAAGAATACACTTAGTATATATACAACTAGGATCGAAATTAAGACCTTTTTCCTTCCATAACTATCAGCTAATTTTCCTAAGAAGGGAGCTAAGGTCATACCAGCTAATGTTTCAGAAGACAAGACCCATGATGCTTCTGATGATGTTATTGAGAATTGGTTTTCTATTTCTGGTAAAGAAGGCAAAATTACCATTTCTACATACATTGTCATTATTGTTATAAATGCTAGGATAGGGACATATCTCAGAAATGCTCTCTCCATAATAGATATATCTACTTGATGATACTAAACTTTTACTCCTCAAATAGAGTACTTTTACGATCATTAATCGTACAGTATAAACGAAAAGTGAAATATTATTCATCTACTACGTAGAGTTAACATCATATTGTAAAATATTACCTCGTAAGTTAATAAAAACCACCAAGCACATCAGTGATGTTTCACCAATTTTACTAGAAATGATATATTTTATTGAAGAGAAAAAGGCGGAGAAAGAGGAAGTGGAAAATCAGAGAAGACGATTAGAGAAACTAATGGGCATATGGTAAGAATTGATTGATGTATGCTTAGTTGATATATTGAATATATTTTACGTTAAACTGGTATTATATTCCTTTCAATTAATGATAAGATACGCTATTTAGACTTATGATGTCTCTTAACTCATTTGCGGAAACTCGACATATCCACAAACCATCATATAGAAGAATATTTTTATTCTTTAATCTATTAAAGTAATTTATGGAAAAGCTGTCATTAATATCTGCAGATCTCGTACATCCTGATTGTTGGACTGAACGTACTGAAAAATACCTCGTCAATGTCAAACTATTATCTCAGCAATTCAGTGACGATAAGTTTTTCGTCTCCAAAGTTTTGATTTTAGGCAAAGATTCCAGAAACCTAATTGACGAGCTTAAGAATTTTAAAGGGGTTAAAATAAATAAATTATATTGCTTGGATGAAGATTCTTTTGTAATGGACTTCATTTATCCTAGATACAATTCTGTTTCTAGCTTATTTTATGATACCAATTCCATAGTTATATCTCATAGAATAGTTGA belongs to Saccharolobus solfataricus and includes:
- a CDS encoding MFS transporter, whose amino-acid sequence is MERAFLRYVPILAFITIMTMYVEMVILPSLPEIENQFSITSSEASWVLSSETLAGMTLAPFLGKLADSYGRKKVLISILVVYILSVFLTAISPNYSILLISRSIQGIGLSINPIAYTILRERIPDRELPIAQGIIASTFAIGAAVALPIGSYISQYFSWEFAYETAIPLLILSTIIIYVILPSSESKGSDRKIDDVGVILLSLSFLILGIGLTEAPTWGWTSLQFFTSLLLSILLFYLFALHISKSRNPIIDPYDFKNPNVAVPLISSFITGFGLFLTFQSLVFIFELPSPIGYGMTILQTGETMAPIALIILIAGPFFGRLVTKIGYMKVILTSSSVSSFLLLFLAYIISLRISVLELMGFLSLILFFISGMNVTRVTLLIASSKRERMSTLTGTNTSMRLMGNTLGPIVVGSLEDTFKTPIFEGYLNNIPIFAFVPSRLAFEYAFLISMATTVLVTILATRIRERPSTTTYA
- a CDS encoding helix-turn-helix domain-containing protein — encoded protein: MEKLSLISADLVHPDCWTERTEKYLVNVKLLSQQFSDDKFFVSKVLILGKDSRNLIDELKNFKGVKINKLYCLDEDSFVMDFIYPRYNSVSSLFYDTNSIVISHRIVDGIEKWKIIASSSMVSHILEKLENTTNLIDFKEINLKKLERLLDKLTDRNLSFLKIAHKQGLFDYPKRKTLLSLSKELGIKPNTLLYHIRKSESSLLEILIDEYYSLL